A single genomic interval of Cupriavidus necator harbors:
- a CDS encoding NAD(P)-dependent oxidoreductase: MTKKQVIIVTGADLAPEALALLGDYEIVFAGKTPQTADIAALAKEHNPVGIIVRYGSLTAEVMDAAPALKVISKHGTGTDTIDKSAAQARGIKVAAAAGANAAAVAEHAWALILACAKAVPHLNDRMRQGHWDKATYRAVELNGCTLGIVGLGEIGRRAAVIGVAMGMHVTAFDPYATTVPEGVTLVDLPRLFRESDVVSLHCPLTEENRGMLNRETLATFKDGAILVNTARGGLIDEPALAEALQSGKLYAAGLDSFAVEPMPVPHPFRDIPSLILSPHIGGVSNAAYVNMGVGAAKNVLAVLQGVATPA, encoded by the coding sequence GTGACGAAAAAGCAAGTCATTATCGTCACGGGTGCCGACCTCGCGCCGGAAGCCCTCGCGCTGCTGGGTGACTATGAGATCGTATTCGCGGGGAAAACGCCCCAGACCGCCGATATTGCAGCCCTGGCAAAGGAGCACAACCCGGTCGGCATTATCGTGCGCTACGGCAGCTTGACCGCTGAAGTCATGGACGCAGCACCAGCCTTGAAAGTGATTTCGAAACACGGCACCGGAACTGACACCATCGATAAATCCGCTGCGCAGGCGCGCGGCATCAAGGTGGCCGCCGCAGCCGGGGCCAATGCCGCCGCCGTGGCAGAACATGCGTGGGCGCTGATCCTTGCGTGCGCCAAAGCGGTTCCACATCTCAACGATCGCATGCGCCAGGGTCATTGGGACAAGGCAACTTATAGGGCCGTCGAGCTGAACGGTTGCACGCTCGGTATTGTGGGGCTCGGAGAGATCGGCCGCCGCGCCGCCGTGATTGGTGTGGCGATGGGCATGCATGTCACCGCTTTCGATCCTTATGCGACGACAGTCCCGGAAGGCGTAACGCTTGTCGACCTGCCTCGGTTGTTCAGGGAATCGGACGTGGTGTCGCTGCACTGCCCGTTGACGGAAGAGAACCGTGGCATGTTGAACCGTGAAACACTGGCGACGTTCAAGGACGGCGCGATCCTGGTCAATACGGCGCGAGGCGGGCTCATCGACGAGCCTGCACTGGCCGAAGCGCTGCAGAGCGGCAAACTGTATGCCGCTGGCCTGGACAGCTTTGCCGTGGAACCGATGCCCGTGCCGCATCCGTTCCGCGACATTCCCAGCCTCATCCTGTCGCCGCACATCGGCGGCGTCAGCAACGCGGCGTACGTGAACATGGGGGTTGGGGCGGCGAAGAACGTCCTGGCGGTGCTGCAAGGCGTGGCGACGCCGGCCTGA